The DNA sequence GGCTCTGGGGCTGTATTTTGTGATTCTCATCACCGGGGGAGATGCCCGCTGGCTCAGCCCGGAGATCGTAGACCAAACCTTTGTGGTTCGGTTTTTTTATAGTTTCCTCCATTTAAAGCTGCCTTAAAAAAGGCGGACTGATCCCCCTTGACAAACTTTCGGTTATCTGATAAAATAAATTAAAACAAAGCAGAACAGATTGATTCGGTTCTCACCCGTTGGCCACTTTGCCACACGCGGTCAATATGATTTTTATCTTGCCGTTTTTGGCGGTCGGATATTTTGTATTGTCAGCGCAGGCGAAGTATCGTCTGTGCTTTTGTATTTGTTTGAGCCGCTTTGCGGCTAACTGTGATTTTGGAGGTGCTTACTATTAAGGAATTGCTTATCAATGAGGAGATTCGTGATAAGGAGGTCAGGCTTGTTGGTGTAAACAGCGAGCAGCTGGGCATTGTTTCTCTTGAAACAGCCATGCAGATCGCCAACGAAAAGAATCTGGATCTTGTGAAGATTGCTCCTCAGGCCGAACCCCCTGTGTGCCGCGTTATGGATTACGGTAAATACCGGTTCGAAGAGGCCAAGCGCACGAAGGATGCCCGTAAAAACCAGAAGGTCATCGAAACCAAGGAAGTGCGGCTTTCTTTGAATATCGATACACACGATTTTGAAACTAAGCTGAAAAACGCTTTGAAGTTTTTGGGCAACGGTGATAAGGTCAAGGTATCAATTCGTTTTCGGGGCAGAGAAATGGCTCACCCAGAGATTGGCCAGGGGATGATGAAGCGCTTTGCCGAGGCTTGTGCTGAGGTGGGGACTATTGATAGGCTGCCGAAAATGGAAGGCCGCAGCATGGTAATGTTTATTACCTCTAAAATTGCGAAAGCCAAGTAGATTTATCTAAAAGGGAGGAACCACTCATGCCGAAGTTGAAAACCCACAGTGGTGCAAAAAAACGCTTTAACCTCACCAAGAATGGCAAGGTTAAAAGAGCACAGGCATACAAACGCCACATTCTTAACAAAAAGACCACCAAGCGCAAGAGATTGCTTCGCAAGGCCGCTTATGCCGATGTAACCAACGCAAAGGTCGTCAAGTTGCTGATTCCGTATAAATAAGCCTTGACACACTACGTTTAAAACCACATTAGGGAGGTATTCGTTATGGCTCGTGTTAAGGGAGCAATGATGACTCGCAAGAGAAGGAAAAAAGTATTAAAACTGGCAAAAGGTTATTATGGAGCGAAAAGCACCCATTTTAAAATGGCCAAACAGGCTGTTTATAAATCTGGTCAGTATGCCTATATCGGAAGAAAGCAGAAAAAGAGAAACTTCCGTCAGCTGTGGATCACCCGTATTTCTGCCGCCTGCAAAATGAACGGCATGAACTACTCCACCTTTATGAATGGTCTGAAAATTGCTGGTGTAACCCTCAACCGCAAAATGATTTCGGAAATTGCCATTCATGATGCCGCTGCTTTCACCGCTTTGGTGGAAAAAGCAAAAGCTGCCCGCGCCTAAATATAGCTTGTAAAACGCTCGAGTCACTATGAATCGGGCGTATTTCATTATTTGGTTGATTCACTTGCAAACACGCAAGTTGGAGACATGGTTAGGAGTTTTTTTCTTTGGAAACCGTGACATCCCGGGATAACGCTCAAGTCAAGGAGATTGTTCGGCTGCTGGGCCAAAAAAAGCAGCGGGAAAATACCGGCCTCTTTGTTACCGAAGGGGTCAAGCTTTCTTTGGAGGCCTTGGAAAGTGGGCTGCATTTGGAATCAGTCTGCATGACCCCGCAGGCCGCCGAAAAGCACCGGGAGCTGGAACCATTGAAAGCCGCCGGTGCTCACACCCTGTTTATAGCCAAGGAGCTGGCCCTGCGGATATCCGATACTCGGACTCCTCAGGGCGTTTTCTGCATCTGGAAACAGCGTCCTCACACGGAGGCGGATATCCTCCTAAAGGAAAATGGACGCTACTTGATTTTATGTTCCCTGCAAGACCCGGGAAATATGGGAACTGTTTTGCGCACCAGCGAGGCCTTTGGGGTGGATGGTGTTTTTATCTCCTCCGATTGCCCTGATCTTTACAGCCCCAAGGTGCTCAGAGGCGCTATGGGGGGGATTTTTCGTTTGCCTATCGCTCTTTGCCCGGACATGCCTGCTTTGCTGGAACGCCTTGCCCAAAAAGGCGTGGCGCTGTATGCTTCGGCACTGAGCCAAGAGGCACAGTCCCTTCCCCAGATGACCTTTCAGGGGAGCTGCGGTCTGCTCATCGGCAACGAGGGCAACGGACTTTCGCAGGAGCTGCTGGAAAGGTGCTCT is a window from the Oscillospiraceae bacterium MB08-C2-2 genome containing:
- the infC gene encoding translation initiation factor IF-3 gives rise to the protein MEVLTIKELLINEEIRDKEVRLVGVNSEQLGIVSLETAMQIANEKNLDLVKIAPQAEPPVCRVMDYGKYRFEEAKRTKDARKNQKVIETKEVRLSLNIDTHDFETKLKNALKFLGNGDKVKVSIRFRGREMAHPEIGQGMMKRFAEACAEVGTIDRLPKMEGRSMVMFITSKIAKAK
- the rpmI gene encoding 50S ribosomal protein L35; protein product: MPKLKTHSGAKKRFNLTKNGKVKRAQAYKRHILNKKTTKRKRLLRKAAYADVTNAKVVKLLIPYK
- the rplT gene encoding 50S ribosomal protein L20 produces the protein MARVKGAMMTRKRRKKVLKLAKGYYGAKSTHFKMAKQAVYKSGQYAYIGRKQKKRNFRQLWITRISAACKMNGMNYSTFMNGLKIAGVTLNRKMISEIAIHDAAAFTALVEKAKAARA
- a CDS encoding RNA methyltransferase, with amino-acid sequence MTSRDNAQVKEIVRLLGQKKQRENTGLFVTEGVKLSLEALESGLHLESVCMTPQAAEKHRELEPLKAAGAHTLFIAKELALRISDTRTPQGVFCIWKQRPHTEADILLKENGRYLILCSLQDPGNMGTVLRTSEAFGVDGVFISSDCPDLYSPKVLRGAMGGIFRLPIALCPDMPALLERLAQKGVALYASALSQEAQSLPQMTFQGSCGLLIGNEGNGLSQELLERCSHQVMIPMAGRAESLNAGVAAGILLWEMCDHR